The following proteins come from a genomic window of Salminus brasiliensis chromosome 15, fSalBra1.hap2, whole genome shotgun sequence:
- the cbr1 gene encoding carbonyl reductase [NADPH] 1 yields the protein MSARRVALVTGSNKGIGLAVVRALCKQFDGDVFLTSRDVGRGQAAVEGLKGEGLSPLFHQLDINDPASIRAARDFFKAQYGGVDVLVNNAGIAFKMADTTPFGTQAEVTLKTNFFATRDMCNEFIPIIKSGGRVVNVSSVMGSIALGRCSSDLQARFRSNNITEEELVGLMKRFVKEAQEGVHTQRGWPDTAYGVSKTGLTTLTRIQARKLTAERPGDGILFNACCPGWVRTDMAGPNATKSPDEGAITLVYLALLPPGAKEPHGQFVSEKQVQAW from the exons ATGTCGGCGCGCAGAGTGGCCCTCGTCACCGGTTCTAACAAGGGCATCGGTCTGGCTGTGGTCCGGGCTCTGTGTAAGCAGTTTGACGGTGATGTGTTTCTGACATCGCGGGACGTGGGCCGGGGGCAGGCTGCGGTGGAGGGGCTGAAGGGGGAGGGACTGTCGCCTCTCTTCCACCAGTTGGACATCAACGACCCGGCCAGCATCCGCGCCGCGCGGGACTTCTTCAAGGCGCAGTACGGAGGCGTGGACGTGCTCGTCAACAACGCGGGGATCGCGTTCAAAA TGGCAGACACAACGCCCTTTGGGACCCAAGCTGAGGTGACACTAAAGACCAATTTTTTTGCCACCAGAGACATGTGCAATGAGTTCATCCCCATCATCAAATCAGGCG GCAGAGTGGTAAACGTTTCCAGTGTGATGGGGTCCATCGCCCTGGGCCGTTGCAGCTCTGACCTCCAGGCCCGTTTCCGCAGCAACAACATCACTGAGGAGGAGCTGGTGGGGCTGATGAAGCGATTCGTGAAGGAAGCTCAGGAGGGCGTCCACACCCAAAGAGGCTGGCCAGACACCGCATACGGGGTATCCAAGACAGGCCTGACCACCCTGACCAGGATCCAGGCCAGGAAGTTGACAGCGGAGAGACCAGGCGACGGAATCCTCTTTAATGCCTGCTGTCCAGGTTGGGTCAGGACAGACATGGCAGGGCCCAACGCAACAAAGTCACCAGATGAGGGTGCCATCACTCTAGTGTATCTCGCTCTGCTGCCACCTGGTGCCAAAGAGCCCCACGGGCAGTTTGTGTCTGAGAAACAGGTCCAGGCTTGGTGA
- the setd4 gene encoding SET domain-containing protein 4: MKNSRGRRARKKRRRRREESLSVTLSHEAPFVDLRRWLTKKGFNSQSLIPANFSDTGRGLMATQPIKAEGLVISLPERCLLTTSTVLKSYMGEYIKRWQPPVSPLVTLCSFLIAERHYGDTSEWSPYIKVLPKSYTCPVYFSDDIMDLLPRDVQKKGVEQKERFQELYISSQPFFLSLQPLFTQPVENLFTQDAFRWAWCSVNTRTVYMEHAQSDFLSREKDVFALAPYLDLLNHCPAVQVEAGFNKLTSCYEIRSIQGCKKFQQAFICYGPHDNQQLLLEYGFVAPGNLHSVVYVDLGALKLCLNEGDKQLPQKLLFLKDNDFLGNLTFGIDGPSWRLMTVLKLLSLKPQQYSSWKSVLLGAAVSQDREEWCIHTALMLCLQLSDDNTNALERMALLKDCADQARLEQLSVVEDLRREERAILERSKDVLRNLLPQSSPWQQDGIRNTEH; the protein is encoded by the exons ATGAAGAACAGCAGAGGAAGAAGAGCAAggaaaaagaggaggagaagacgAGAAGAGTCGTTAAGTG TCACGTTATCACACGAAGCTCCCTTTGTGGATCTAAGAAGATGGCTTACAAAGAAGGGCTTCAATTCCCAGTCTCTGATTCCAGCTAACTTCTCAG ACACGGGAAGAGGGCTAATGGCTACACAGCCTATTAAG GCCGAAGGTTTGGTGATTTCCTTACCGGAGAGGTGCCTTTTGACTACAAGCACAGTTCTGAAGAGTTATATGGGAGAATATATTAAAAG ATGGCAGCCCCCCGTATCTCCTCTTGTAACCCTCTGTTCTTTCCTTATTGCTGAGAGACATTACGGAGATACATCAGAGTGGAGCCCTTATATTAAGGTTCTGCCTAAATCTTACACATGTCCCGTCTACTTCTCAGACGACATCATGGACCTGTTGCCTCGGGATGTCCAAAAAAAGGGCGTGGAGCAAAAGGAGCGGTTTCAGGAGCTTTATATCTCTTCACAGCCGTTTTTCTTGTCCCTTCAACCTCTTTTCACACAGCCTGTGGAGAACCTGTTTACTCAGGATGCATTTCGGTGGGCCTGGTGCAGTGTGAACACACGTACAGTGTATATGGAGCACGCCCAGAGCGACTTTCTCTCAAGGGAGAAGGATGTCTTTGCTCTGGCGCCATATCTGGACCTACTCAATCACTGCCCTGCAGTACAG GTTGAAGCTGGCTTCAATAAGCTGACGAGTTGCTATGAGATCAGAAGTATCCAAGGATGTAAAAAATTCCAGCAAGCTTTCATCTGCTACGGTCCCCATGACAACCAACAACTCCTTCTGGAATATGGCTTCGTTGCCCCTGGCAACCTACACAGTGTGGTCTACGTTGACTTGG GTGCTCTGAAGTTGTGTCTGAACGAAGGGGACAAACAGCTACCACAGAAGCTCTTGTTCCTGAAGGATAATGATTTTTTAGG AAACCTCACATTTGGCATAGACGGGCCGTCCTGGAGACTGATGACTGTGCTTAAATTGCTGTCTCTGAAGCCACAACAATA CTCCAGCTGGAAGAGTGTCCTCTTGGGGGCAGCAGTGAGCCAGGATAGAGAAGAGTGGTGCATTCACACAGCCCTAATGCTGTGCCTGCAGCTAAGTGACGACAATACCAACGCATTGGAGAGG ATGGCTCTGCTTAAAGACTGCGCAGACCAGGCTCGTCTAGAACAGCTCAGCGTGGTTGAGGACCTGAGACGGGAGGAACGAGCAATTCTGGAACGCTCCAAAGACGTTCTCCGAAACCTTCTGCCACAGTCGTCGCCATGGCAACAGGACGGCATTCGGAACACGGAACACTAA
- the cryzl1 gene encoding quinone oxidoreductase-like protein 1 isoform X2, with amino-acid sequence MKGLYCKLSDVGEVKFVIQETSLPTAIGNHQVKVQVKSCALSHVDIKLCADLKLQREHVPVGREIAGVVLQVGPKVTFFQPDDEVVGILPLDTEVSGLCDVVLIDEYNLVQKPEKVSWFEAAGAIKDGLRAYTALHTLARMAVGHTLLVLDGASPFGLLAIQLAHYHGVKVLATAVSPEDQKFLEQLRPSVARVIGVWDSKVVLVDSCLEETGGLGVDIVIDSGVRLYEEETEIKIHLPHKHDIISLLGVGGHWVTTEDSLQLDPPDSRNLFLKAASLSFLNEEVWEASRARQGRYLHIMKDVVEKLSTGIFRPLVENPVPLYEATVSMEMVQRRQLRKRVVVKL; translated from the exons ATGAAAGGACTGTATTGCAAGTTGAGTGACGTTGGAGAGGTTAAGTTTGTTATACAGGAGACG AGTCTGCCTACAGCTATTGGGAACCATCAGGTCAAAGTTCAAGTTAAAAGTTGTGCACTGAGTCATGTTGACATAAAG TTGTGTGCGGATTTGAAGCTGCAGAGGGAACATGTGCCAGTTGGAAGAGAGATAGCAGGAGTTGTACTCCAAG TTGGGCCCAAAGTGACCTTTTTCCAGCCTGATGATGAAGTTGTAG GAATCCTCCCTCTGGACACTGAAGTGTCTGGTCTCTGTGATGTTGTCCTTATAGATGAATATAATTTAG TTCAGAAGCCTGAAAAGGTGAGCTGGTTTGAAGCTGCTGGAGCAATTAAGGATGGTCTCAGGGCCTACACAGCTCTACACACTCTGGCCCGGATGGCTGTGGGACACACGCTGCTTGTGTTGGATGGGGCGAGT CCTTTTGGGCTCCTGGCCATCCAGCTGGCCCACTACCATGGGGTGAAAGTCCTGGCTACAGCCGTGTCCCCCGAGGACCAGAAGTTTCTGGAACAGCTCCGGCCGAGTGTGG CCAGAGTGATTGGAGTCTGGGACTCCAAGGTAGTCCTAGTGGACTCATGCCTGGAAGAAACTGGAGGACTAGGAGTAGACATAGTCATTGATTCAGGAG TGCGGCTTTATGAAGAAGAAACTGAGATCAAGATTCATCTCCCACACAAACACGACATCATCAGTCTTCTTGGTGTTGGAGGTCATTGGGTCACCACAGAAGACAGCTTGCAG CTGGATCCTCCAGACAGTCGCAATCTCTTCCTGAAGGCAGCCTCTCTGTCCTTTCTAAATGAGGAGGTGTGGGAAGCATCCAGGGCCAGACAGGGCAGATATCTCC ATATAATGAAGGATGTGGTGGAGAAGCTATCAACAGGGATTTTCAG GCCGCTGGTAGAAAATCCCGTGCCTTTGTATGAGGCCACGGTTTCCATGGAGATGGTACAGAGAAGACAACTCCGAAAGCGGGTAGTGGTGAAGCTTTAG
- the cryzl1 gene encoding quinone oxidoreductase-like protein 1 isoform X1: protein MKGLYCKLSDVGEVKFVIQETSLPTAIGNHQVKVQVKSCALSHVDIKLCADLKLQREHVPVGREIAGVVLQVGPKVTFFQPDDEVVGILPLDTEVSGLCDVVLIDEYNLVQKPEKVSWFEAAGAIKDGLRAYTALHTLARMAVGHTLLVLDGASPFGLLAIQLAHYHGVKVLATAVSPEDQKFLEQLRPSVGVLESLVARVIGVWDSKVVLVDSCLEETGGLGVDIVIDSGVRLYEEETEIKIHLPHKHDIISLLGVGGHWVTTEDSLQLDPPDSRNLFLKAASLSFLNEEVWEASRARQGRYLHIMKDVVEKLSTGIFRPLVENPVPLYEATVSMEMVQRRQLRKRVVVKL, encoded by the exons ATGAAAGGACTGTATTGCAAGTTGAGTGACGTTGGAGAGGTTAAGTTTGTTATACAGGAGACG AGTCTGCCTACAGCTATTGGGAACCATCAGGTCAAAGTTCAAGTTAAAAGTTGTGCACTGAGTCATGTTGACATAAAG TTGTGTGCGGATTTGAAGCTGCAGAGGGAACATGTGCCAGTTGGAAGAGAGATAGCAGGAGTTGTACTCCAAG TTGGGCCCAAAGTGACCTTTTTCCAGCCTGATGATGAAGTTGTAG GAATCCTCCCTCTGGACACTGAAGTGTCTGGTCTCTGTGATGTTGTCCTTATAGATGAATATAATTTAG TTCAGAAGCCTGAAAAGGTGAGCTGGTTTGAAGCTGCTGGAGCAATTAAGGATGGTCTCAGGGCCTACACAGCTCTACACACTCTGGCCCGGATGGCTGTGGGACACACGCTGCTTGTGTTGGATGGGGCGAGT CCTTTTGGGCTCCTGGCCATCCAGCTGGCCCACTACCATGGGGTGAAAGTCCTGGCTACAGCCGTGTCCCCCGAGGACCAGAAGTTTCTGGAACAGCTCCGGCCGAGTGTGG GTGTGCTGGAGTCACTTGTAG CCAGAGTGATTGGAGTCTGGGACTCCAAGGTAGTCCTAGTGGACTCATGCCTGGAAGAAACTGGAGGACTAGGAGTAGACATAGTCATTGATTCAGGAG TGCGGCTTTATGAAGAAGAAACTGAGATCAAGATTCATCTCCCACACAAACACGACATCATCAGTCTTCTTGGTGTTGGAGGTCATTGGGTCACCACAGAAGACAGCTTGCAG CTGGATCCTCCAGACAGTCGCAATCTCTTCCTGAAGGCAGCCTCTCTGTCCTTTCTAAATGAGGAGGTGTGGGAAGCATCCAGGGCCAGACAGGGCAGATATCTCC ATATAATGAAGGATGTGGTGGAGAAGCTATCAACAGGGATTTTCAG GCCGCTGGTAGAAAATCCCGTGCCTTTGTATGAGGCCACGGTTTCCATGGAGATGGTACAGAGAAGACAACTCCGAAAGCGGGTAGTGGTGAAGCTTTAG